The Geomonas ferrireducens DNA segment CTCACATAAGGCTCACCAAGGGGGGCGGGCTTTACGTCGCCTCCACGCTACTTCTCGGCGTCTCCGCGGTCAACACCGGCAACAACCTCCTCTTCCTCGTCGTCGCCGCGATGCTCTCCTTCATGGCGGTAACCGGGGTGCTGGGGTGGCTGAACATCCGCGGCATCGCCCTCAGCGTGCGGCTGCCGGACGAGGTCTACGCGGGCACCGAAACGCTCCTGCCGGTCGTCGCGGAAAACGGCAAGCGCTTCCTCCCGTCCTTCCTGATCAGGGTGACCCTGTTGGGGAACTCCACGAGCTTCACCCTCCTTGAACGCAACCGTCCGCAGAACGCGGCGCTCCTTCTCTCATTCCGCGAGCGCGGTCCCCTTAAGCTTCCCGACGCCATGGTGAGCTCCCCGTTCCCGGTCAATTTCTTCGTGCGCGCCGCGGCGGTACATCTGCCGGTTGAGGGAATCATCTTTCCTGCACCCCGTTCCATCCCGGTACCGGCGTCGGGGGGGAAGCCCGACGCGGGGGAGGCGGTTTCCGCGGCAGCGTCCGGCTACGACGGCGAGCTTGCCAAGATTTCGGACTATCGCGGCGGCGAGCCGCTGAAGCTCATCCACTGGCGCCTCTCGGCCAAGCACGAGGTGTTCAAGGTGAAGGAGCTGACGGCGACCGCGGCGGAGCCGCTCGTCATCGACCTCGACGCGGTGCCGGGGCGCGACCTGGAAGAGCGCCTCTCCTGCGGCACCTTCCTCGTGAACCGGCTGGCGCGGGCGGGGCGGCCGGTAGGACTCAAGCTCGGGGAGCGCGTCGTCCCCCCCGGCACCACCCGGACACATCGGCTCAAACTGCTCACGGAGCTTGCCCTATATGGTAAGGGTTGATCTTTTTCTGAGCGGGCTCACCGCCTGCATCGCGCTTATCGGGTACCTCCCCCTGATGGCGCACCTGGGCCTCTTCGCACGGGTTTTCTTCCCTGCCGCGCTGCTCGCAGGAGTGTACCTGTACTACAGCGGACGCTCGCTGCCGGGGCGGGTGCTCACCCCGTTATCGATACTCCTCTTTATCTACCTAGCCTCCGGTTTCAGCGTCAACCGGCTCGTCCCGGTCACCGCCGACCTCCTCGTCATCTTCCTCGGGGTGAGGCTTCTCGGAGAGCGCAGCGGACGCCACTACCTGCAGGCGTTCGCGCTTTCACTCTTCTGCCTAGCCGCTTCCTCGCTCTTCGAGATGTCGGCGCTCTTTCTCGTCTACCTCTTCGCCCTGCTTCTCCTTGTTGCCGTGGCGCTGGTGCTCCTCACCTTCCACGCCCAGGACGAGGCGATCCTTCTCACCCGGTACGAAGCGAAGAAGGTGGTGACGGTTGCGCTTCTCATGCCGGTTGTCGCGCTGCCGCTGCTTCTTTTCTTCTTCTTCATCCTCCCGAGGACGCAGTACCCGCTCTGGAACTTCCTGAAGGCTCCGGCGGAGAAGCGGATCGGGTTCTCCGACACGGTGAAGCCTGGGAGTGCCCCCGCGGTCAGCGCGGTGAAGGGGGTGGTGCTGCGGGCCGTCTCGCCGAAAGTCCCGGAAGAGAAGCTTTACTGGCGCGGCGTGGTGCTGAACTCGTTCAAAAACGACGCCTGGGTCAGGAAGGGGGTAACTGGGGAAATAGAGAGCGTCCCGGCCGGTGAGCGGGTGACGCAGGAAATCTATCCCGAGCAGTCGCAAAGCGCCTACCTCCCCGCGCTGAACGTCGGGCGCGCCGTCTCGGGGCTGCGCAACGATGCCTCGACCGACGGTGTTTTCGTCGCCAGACGCCCGTTGGACCAGAAGGTGAAGTACCTGGCTGAGTCCGCGCTGAGCGACGTCATTCGAGCGCGAGGGGTGGACCGTGCCTTCTATCTGGAGCTCCCCGGCAATATATCACAGCGGATGAGGGGCAAAGGGCGTGAGGTGGCACAAAAAGGTGGGAATGCCGTGCAGCGGATGCGGCTTCTGGAGGATTTCTTCCGGGGGCAGCGGCTCACCTACGCCAACAGCGGTATGGCCGTCGGGGATGACCCGCTCGACTCCTTCCTCTTCGACAAGAAGCGGGGCAACTGCGAGTATTTCGCGTCGAGCTACGCGATAATGCTGCGCCTGGCCGGGGTCCCTTCACGTCTCGTCGGCGGTTACCGCGGCGGGATCTACAACGACATCGGGGGATACTACCTGGTCACCGAGGAGATGGCGCACGTCTGGGTCGAGGCGTACGAGGATGGGGTCGGATGGCGCTTCGTCGACCCGAGCGCGTGGGCCCTGGGGGCGGTGCGCGGCGCGTCGGCCGCCGGATTCGCGAAATACCTCGACATGGCCGGCTTCTACTGGGACAAGGCCGTGGTGACTTACGACCTGGAAAAGCAGATCGCCCTGGTGCGTGAGGCGGGGAGCAGGGTGCGTAACCTGCACCTTCCCGAGAAGAGTGGCAAGGGGCTCCTCGTCGTCATGCTCGTCGTAGTGCCGCTCACCCTCGTGGCCGTCTGGATCAGGCGCCGTCCGCCGAGCGTGGAAGCCCGCCTGCTGCGGCGCATGATCCGCGTGGCGGCCAGGCGTCATCCGGGGGAAATCGAGGGGGGGGAGGGGCTCTTCGAGCTCGCCGCGCGCCTTGACGACCCGCACCTGAAGCGGTTCGCCTCCATCTACGGAGGTGCCGTGTACCGCGACCGCTCCCTGAGCCGGGAAGAGGTGGTGCAGTTGGAGGAAATCATACGGCTCGCGTCCCAGCATCTTCCTTGACACAACGGGCACTTTGCTTTAGTTTTAGGGTTCCAATTTTCAGGTGGTAAGAGGCGTTAACTTGGCTTCCAAAAAAGACAAAATTCTGGAGAGCGCACAAAAGTTCGTGCTCAAGGGGCAGATCGACAAGGCCATCAAGGACTACCAGCAGGTGGTGGCCATGGAGCCCAACGACATCAGGTTTCGGCAGCGCCTGGCCGAGCTCCTGGTACGCGACAACCGCAAGGAAGAGGCGATCCAGCAGTACGAGGATATCGGCAAGCACTACGCCGACAACTGCTACTACCTGAAAGCGATCGCAATCTACAAGCAAATCCAGCGACTCAATCCCGGCAGCATCCCAACCGCCCTCAACATCGCGTGGCTGAACCACCAGCAGGGGCTCATCGGCAACGCATTGGCCGAGTACGGCCAGGTTGCCGCCCAGTACGAGAAGGAAAACCTCCCGAAGGAGGCGCTCAAGGTAGTGGAGAAGATGCTGGAGGTGGATCACGACCACGCCGCCACCCGCCTCAAGTATGCCGAACTCCTCTACGTCACCGGGGCGCACGAACAGTCCCGGGAGGCGTACCAGGATTTGGCTGCCGCCTTTAAGGCGAAGGGCCTTAACAACGAGGCCGCTTCAGTCGCGGCACGCCTCACCGAGCTCTTCCCGGAGCATCTGCAAACGCCAGCGGCAAGCATCACCGCCGAACCGTTGGAGGTGTCTCTGCCGACGGACCCGTTCGGGGGAGGAGCGAGTGTCACAGCTGCCGCGGAACAGCCTGCCGCAGCGTGGGAAATCCAGGAGCCGGCCGATGAGCCGGAGCTTCCCGAGTGGGAGAGCGAGGAGGCCGAACTCCCTGACCCCTTTGCACCAGCGCCGGCCGGGCCGGAGGAGGTTGTTCCCGCCCCCGTGGAGGCGCCGTCCCCGTGGGAGGCGGCACCCGTGCCCGAGGCTGCCGTGGCAGAGACCGCCTGGGAGGAGGAGATCGAGCTCGATCTGGGCGATGACCTCTTCGAAGCCCCCGAGGAAGCCGCGCCGGCGACGCCCCTGGTCCTGAGCGTACCCGAGCCCGCACCGGTCGAAGAGCCTGAGGCTGTGGCGACCGAACTCGAGCTCCCCATGGAATTACCCATGGAGCTCGACTTCGAGGAGGCGGCGGAGTCGGTCGAGGAGCCGGAAGAGGAAGTGCAAGCGGCGGTCGAACTCGATTTCGAAGAGGAAGAGTCGCTGGAGCTCACCTTGCCGCAGGAAGCCTCCCCCTTCGGAGACTTCGAGTGGGAGAGCGAACCGGAAGAGTTGGCGGAGGTGGAGCAGTTGCACCCGGAAGAGGCCGAACTGGCTCAGGCTGAACCTTTCGAGGCGCAGTGGCTCGAGGAACCGGAAGCGGTCTCTGAGGAGGCGGTCGAGTCGCATGGATGGGAGGAGATCTATCCCGAGGCGGCGGCAGGCGACGGTGCCGAGATGGACCTCATGGAGCTCGAAAGCCACTATGACTTGGGGATCGGCTACAAGGAGATGGGGATGTACGCGGGGGCCATCAAGGAGCTGGAGATCGCCGCCGCGAACCCGCAGCGCCGTTTCGCCTGCCTGACCCTGCAGGCCATCTGTTACCGGGAAAAAGGAGAGCCGGAGCGAGCGGAGGACCTGTTGCGGCGCGGCCTCGCGCTGAGCGTGATATCAAAAGACGAGCGCATCGCCCTCAGCTACGAGCTGGCGGTGCTTTTCGAGGGGACCGGCAGGACCGAGGAGGCGATCGAGTTCTACCGCGAGGTGGTGCGGGGCAATCCCGCCTATCAGAACGCCTCGGACCGGCTTTTTGCCCTCTCCGGCGAGGAGCCTCTCGACATCATCGATCTGGAACTGGAAGAGTAGTCGGTTACCAGGACATGAGATTCAGCGGCGGGACCAGTCGGATCGGCGCCATGAAGACGTCGGCCGTATAGCTTTCGGGGACCGGCGGGAGCGGGCCGGCGCTTTCCAGCATCTTCTGCACCGCCCGGTCGTACACGATGTTGCCGGAACTGATCATGATGTTGCTGCCGAGGATCCGGCCGCTCCTGTCGATCATCAGGTTCACCACGATCGTCTTCACCTTGTCGTCCTTCTGCTCGAGCCACCACTTCTCGTTGACCCCCTGCAGGACATTCTGGTAGTACTCCTTGATGTCGGGACGCAGAGAATCGCCGTCGCTGAGTGCCTTGAAGAACCCCTTGGTAAGCCCCATCCCGAAGGAACTTTTCGTCTCCTCCACCGCGGCCTGCGCAGGGGTGGGAGGAACGGGGGATGCCACCTGCTGTGCCGCCTGTGGAAGCTCGCGTGCGGGGGGCGTTTCCGGAAGCGGTTCGGCTTCTTCGTCAGACTTCATCGGCTGCGGGATCGGTTCGGGCTGCGGCTTTACCGCCGGGGCGGCGGGCGCGGGGATGGATTTCAGATCGACGTAGGTTACGGCGGGGCGCGGTGGTGCTCCCCCGCCGCCGGGAAGACCCACTAGAACGACGGCCAGCACCGTGTGCAGAAACAGCGATGCGGCAAGCCCGAGGACGAACTGCTTGTTCGGCCTTAGCGTGTACTCCTCTTCCTCGAGCGGATCCAGTGCATCTTCCATGGTGAAGGTACGTCCTTCTCCCCCGGCAGGGGGATTTTTTGCGTTCGGCGTCCGTCATGTATAACAAATTAGCCGCGTCGCTGGCAACCAAAGAAAGCCGTTTACGTCAAAGCAACGGCTAGATGGCTACGAAGCGCCATAGCTGACCTCAGCTCCCCCCTTTGCGAAGGGGGGGACGGGGGGGATTTGCTTTGAAGAACCAAAACAAAAGGGACCCCGAAAGGTCCCTTTTTACGTTCCAGTTGAATTTCCAGCAGACTACATGCTCTGCGCATCCACCACGGCGATGGCCGCCATGTTGACGATGGTGGCGACGTCGTCCCCTCTTTGCAGCACGTGCACAGGTTTCTTCATCCCCATGAGCAGCGGCCCGATCGCCTCGGCGCCACCCAGGCGGTGCAGGAGCTTGTAACAGATGTTCCCCGAGTTGAGATCGGGGAAGATGAGGATGTTGGCGGCTCCCGTGAGCGTCGAGAAGGTGTAGTTGGACAAAAGCTCCGGCGTCACCGCGGTGTCCGCCTGCATCTCCCCGTCGATCTCGAGCTCCGGGTCGCGCTCCTTAACGATCTCCACGGCCCGCTTCACCTTCAGGGTGAGGGCGTGGTGCACCGAGCCGAAGTTGGCGAAGGAGAGCATGGCGATGCGCGGCACGATGTCGAGAAGCCTCACCTTCTCGGCGGCGAGAAGCGCCGTCTCGGCCAGCTCCTCGGCGGTCGGCTCGATCTCCACCGTGGTGTCGGCCATGAAATAGATACCCTTCTTGAAGACCATCATGTACATGCCGTGCACGCCGGAGAGCTGCGGCTGCCTCCCGATCACCTCCAGTGCCGGCCTGATGGTGTCCGGGTAATGGGTGTCGATGCCCCCTAAAAGGGCGTCGGCGTCCCCCATGTGCACCATCATGGAACCGAAGTGGTTGCGCGACTTGCGGCGCACGATGCGGTGCGCCTCGGAAAGGGTGATCCCCTTTCTTTGCCTCAGGCGGTAAAGCTCCTGCGCGTAGGTCTCGGTGAGCTCGCTCTCCTCCGGGTCGACGATGGGGACCGAGAGCTCCAGCCCGAGTTCCGCGATCCTCGCCTCCACCTTCTTCCGGTTGCCGATCAGGATCGGTTTCGCGATTCCCTCCTCGACGAGGTGGTGGGCGGCCTTCAGGATCTTCTCGTGGTCTCCCTCTGGGAAGACGATCCTCCTCGGATCGCACTTAGCCTTGTTGATGATGGCGCGCATGGTCTCCTTGGCGCGACCCTGCAGGGTCTCCAGCCACTCGACGTAGCGGTCCATGTCCTCGATCGGGGTGCGGGCGACGCCGCTCTCCATGGCGGCTCTCGCGACGGCCGGGGCGACCCGCAGCAGCGCCCTCGGATCGAAGGGCTTCGGAATGATGTAGTTGCGCCCGAAGGAGAAGCTCTCGTTGCCGTAGGCGCGGCAGACCGAGTCGGGACACTCCTCGCGGGCCAGTGCGGCGAGGGCCTCGACCGCCGCCTTCTTCATCTCCTCGTTGATGGTGCTCGCGCGCACGTCGAGGGCGCCGCGGAAGATGAAGGGGAAGCCGAGGACGTTGTTCACCTGGTTCGGGTAATCGCTTCTGCCTGTGGCCATGATGACGTCGGAGCGGACCGAGAGCGCCTCCTCCGGGGTGATCTCCGGGTCCGGATTCGCCATCGCCATGATGATCGGGTCCTTCGCCATGCCGCGCACCATCTGCGGGGTCACCGCCCCCTTGGCGGAGACGCCGATGAAGACGTCGGCCCCCAGCATCGCGTCCTCCAGTGTGCGCGTTTCGGTGTCGAGCGCGAGACGCTCCTTGTAGGGGTTCATCCCCTCGCTTCTCCCCTTGTAGATCACCCCCTTGGTGTCGCACATGCAGAGATTTCCCGGGGCGGCCCCGAGGGAGAGGGCGAGGTTCGCGCAGGCTATGCCGGCGGCCCCGGCGCCGTTCACCACGATCCGCACCTCCCCGATCCTCTTCCCCACGAGATGCAGCGCGTTGATGAGCGCCGCGGAGCAGATGATCGCGGTGCCGTGCTGATCGTCGTGGAAGACCGGGATGTTCATGGTCTTCTTTAGTTCCTCCTCGATGTAGAAGCACTCCGGCGCCTTGATGTCCTCGAGGTTGATGCCGCCGAAGGTGGGCTCCAGGAGCTGCACCACCTTGATCACGTCGTCGGGGTGCTCGCTCTTCACCTCCAGGTCGAAGACGTCCACGTCGGCGAAGCGCTTGAAGAGGACCCCTTTCCCCTCCATGACCGGTTTGCCCGCCAGCGCGCCTATGTTGCCGAGGCCTAACACCGCGGTGCCGTTTGAGACCACCGCCACCAGGTTCCCCTTGGCGGTGTAGAGGTAGGCGTCCGACGGGCTTTCCTGGATCGCGAGACAAGGTTCGGCGACCCCGGGGGTGTATGCGAGTGAGAGGTCCAGCGAGGTGAGACAGGGCTTTGAGGAAACGACTTCGATCTTGCCCCTGCGACCCGCGGCATGGTATTGCAATGCGTCATTCTTCTTCGTCATGGTATCCTCCTCGGTCAGTATGGTGAGGGTGATCTTTTTAGACTGGAGAAAGCTACGTAAGCGCTGGTTCTTTAACAGGAGATGCGGTCACGGAAATGGATGTTGTGGTGGGGCTGCGAAATTATAGCATGACGCGTCCGGTCCACAATGACCGCGCAGGAAACGAGAATCAATGCCGGACATCCTCAAGTTTCAGCTGGTCTTCTTGCAATGTCATGGCGGGGTTGTAAATTGAGAGAGTTTGGTTATAATCAGCCGGCTTTTGACAGGACATCCGGCAGGAGGAGTCATGGACAGGCTTTTTGCTCCATGGAGGGTTGAGTACCTGACGCAGCCGCCGGCGTCGGGCTGCATTTTCTGCGCGCAGGGGGACGACAGGGAGCTCCTGATCGTGCATCGCACCCCGCTTGGTCGCGTGATGCTGAACCGCTACCCATACAGCAACGGCCACCTGCTGGTATCGCTCAACCGGCACACGGCGGAGCTGAACGACCTGACGGGCGAAGAGATGCAGGAGCTCCTCATGACCGTGGCGCTATGCAAGGATGTGCTGATCAAGGCGAGCAAACCAGACGGCTTCAACATCGGTCTGAACCTCGGCAAGGCTGCCGGGGCCGGTGTCGAGGACCATCTGCACATGCACGTGGTGCCGCGCTGGAACGGCGACAGCAATTTCATGTCCGTGATCGCCGACGTCCGGGTGCTCCCGGAGTCGCTCTGGGCAACCTACGATCGGCTGAAGCCGTTTTTCGAGGAGGCGCGTTGAAGGGAAAAGGGTGCATCGGCATCGACATCGGGGGGACCAACCTGCGCCTGGCGCTGGTCGACCAGGAAGGGCGCGTGCTCGCGAGGAACGAAGAGGCGACTCTTCCCGCGGCCGGGCTCCCTTTCCTCCTCTCAAGGCTCGAGTTCGCACTCGAAGGGCTTAGGGAGACGGCCCGCTCGGCGGGGATGGAGGTAGTCGCGGTAGGCGCAGGAGTGCCCGGACTCGTAGGTCGGGACGGCGTGGTGCGCGCCAGCGTCAACATACCCGCGCTCGAGGAGGTGCGGCTCGGGGAGGAGATCGAGAAAACGGTGGGGCTGCCGGTGCTCCTTGTGAACGATGCCAATGCCTGCGCCGTGGCCGAGCATCGCTTCGGTGCAGGGCGCGGCTGCTCTTCGCTCCTCGTCGTCACCCTCGGCACCGGCATCGGCGCCGGACTCATCCTGGACGGAAGGCTATGGACCGGAGCCGATGGCGCCGCGGGGGAGCTTGGACACGTCCCGGTTGAGCCGCTCGGGCGCCCCTGCGGCTGCGGCGCGCGCGGTTGTCTCGAACAGTACGCCTCGGCGACCGCCATATCCGGCGGGAGCGGTGACGCGGAAGCGGTCGCCGCGATGGCAAGGGGAGGGGATGCCGGGTCACTCACCCTCTTTGCGGAGGCGGGACGCTATCTCGGCATCGCGGCGGCGGGGGTGGTGAACCTCTTGAACCTCGAGGCGGTGATCCTCGCGGGGGGCGTTTCGGGAAGCTTCGAACTTTTGGAGCCGTCCCTGCGCCGGGAGCTTTCCGCCCGCAGTATTGCCGTTCCCGGTGCCCGCGTCCGCATCCTCAAAGGGAGCCTCGGCAACGACGCCGGCGTCCTCGGTGCCGCGGCCCTGGCCTGCAGTTCACTCCCTCTGTAGTTCCCGCAGACTTCTCTCATTATTCAGACTACCTTTCGATAAAGATATGCTATAGTTGCCGCTGCCCCGCAGGCCCGGGGACACAAAAGACCCATGGAGGCGCTCATGTCGTTGCATAAAAGCTTCATTGCAGCAGCAATTTCCTTTCTCCTTTTGACCTCAGCCGCAGCATCCTTCGCCGCGACCCCGGAAGAGTCCTTTCGCAGCACTTTCCCGCAGGTAGCCTTGGACAGCATGACGCCGACCGAGATCCCGGGACT contains these protein-coding regions:
- a CDS encoding HIT family protein, yielding MDRLFAPWRVEYLTQPPASGCIFCAQGDDRELLIVHRTPLGRVMLNRYPYSNGHLLVSLNRHTAELNDLTGEEMQELLMTVALCKDVLIKASKPDGFNIGLNLGKAAGAGVEDHLHMHVVPRWNGDSNFMSVIADVRVLPESLWATYDRLKPFFEEAR
- a CDS encoding ROK family protein gives rise to the protein MKGKGCIGIDIGGTNLRLALVDQEGRVLARNEEATLPAAGLPFLLSRLEFALEGLRETARSAGMEVVAVGAGVPGLVGRDGVVRASVNIPALEEVRLGEEIEKTVGLPVLLVNDANACAVAEHRFGAGRGCSSLLVVTLGTGIGAGLILDGRLWTGADGAAGELGHVPVEPLGRPCGCGARGCLEQYASATAISGGSGDAEAVAAMARGGDAGSLTLFAEAGRYLGIAAAGVVNLLNLEAVILAGGVSGSFELLEPSLRRELSARSIAVPGARVRILKGSLGNDAGVLGAAALACSSLPL
- a CDS encoding DUF58 domain-containing protein encodes the protein MAVTGVLGWLNIRGIALSVRLPDEVYAGTETLLPVVAENGKRFLPSFLIRVTLLGNSTSFTLLERNRPQNAALLLSFRERGPLKLPDAMVSSPFPVNFFVRAAAVHLPVEGIIFPAPRSIPVPASGGKPDAGEAVSAAASGYDGELAKISDYRGGEPLKLIHWRLSAKHEVFKVKELTATAAEPLVIDLDAVPGRDLEERLSCGTFLVNRLARAGRPVGLKLGERVVPPGTTRTHRLKLLTELALYGKG
- a CDS encoding tetratricopeptide repeat protein — protein: MASKKDKILESAQKFVLKGQIDKAIKDYQQVVAMEPNDIRFRQRLAELLVRDNRKEEAIQQYEDIGKHYADNCYYLKAIAIYKQIQRLNPGSIPTALNIAWLNHQQGLIGNALAEYGQVAAQYEKENLPKEALKVVEKMLEVDHDHAATRLKYAELLYVTGAHEQSREAYQDLAAAFKAKGLNNEAASVAARLTELFPEHLQTPAASITAEPLEVSLPTDPFGGGASVTAAAEQPAAAWEIQEPADEPELPEWESEEAELPDPFAPAPAGPEEVVPAPVEAPSPWEAAPVPEAAVAETAWEEEIELDLGDDLFEAPEEAAPATPLVLSVPEPAPVEEPEAVATELELPMELPMELDFEEAAESVEEPEEEVQAAVELDFEEEESLELTLPQEASPFGDFEWESEPEELAEVEQLHPEEAELAQAEPFEAQWLEEPEAVSEEAVESHGWEEIYPEAAAGDGAEMDLMELESHYDLGIGYKEMGMYAGAIKELEIAAANPQRRFACLTLQAICYREKGEPERAEDLLRRGLALSVISKDERIALSYELAVLFEGTGRTEEAIEFYREVVRGNPAYQNASDRLFALSGEEPLDIIDLELEE
- a CDS encoding transglutaminase family protein encodes the protein MVRVDLFLSGLTACIALIGYLPLMAHLGLFARVFFPAALLAGVYLYYSGRSLPGRVLTPLSILLFIYLASGFSVNRLVPVTADLLVIFLGVRLLGERSGRHYLQAFALSLFCLAASSLFEMSALFLVYLFALLLLVAVALVLLTFHAQDEAILLTRYEAKKVVTVALLMPVVALPLLLFFFFILPRTQYPLWNFLKAPAEKRIGFSDTVKPGSAPAVSAVKGVVLRAVSPKVPEEKLYWRGVVLNSFKNDAWVRKGVTGEIESVPAGERVTQEIYPEQSQSAYLPALNVGRAVSGLRNDASTDGVFVARRPLDQKVKYLAESALSDVIRARGVDRAFYLELPGNISQRMRGKGREVAQKGGNAVQRMRLLEDFFRGQRLTYANSGMAVGDDPLDSFLFDKKRGNCEYFASSYAIMLRLAGVPSRLVGGYRGGIYNDIGGYYLVTEEMAHVWVEAYEDGVGWRFVDPSAWALGAVRGASAAGFAKYLDMAGFYWDKAVVTYDLEKQIALVREAGSRVRNLHLPEKSGKGLLVVMLVVVPLTLVAVWIRRRPPSVEARLLRRMIRVAARRHPGEIEGGEGLFELAARLDDPHLKRFASIYGGAVYRDRSLSREEVVQLEEIIRLASQHLP
- a CDS encoding energy transducer TonB, translated to MEDALDPLEEEEYTLRPNKQFVLGLAASLFLHTVLAVVLVGLPGGGGAPPRPAVTYVDLKSIPAPAAPAVKPQPEPIPQPMKSDEEAEPLPETPPARELPQAAQQVASPVPPTPAQAAVEETKSSFGMGLTKGFFKALSDGDSLRPDIKEYYQNVLQGVNEKWWLEQKDDKVKTIVVNLMIDRSGRILGSNIMISSGNIVYDRAVQKMLESAGPLPPVPESYTADVFMAPIRLVPPLNLMSW
- a CDS encoding NADP-dependent malic enzyme, whose translation is MTKKNDALQYHAAGRRGKIEVVSSKPCLTSLDLSLAYTPGVAEPCLAIQESPSDAYLYTAKGNLVAVVSNGTAVLGLGNIGALAGKPVMEGKGVLFKRFADVDVFDLEVKSEHPDDVIKVVQLLEPTFGGINLEDIKAPECFYIEEELKKTMNIPVFHDDQHGTAIICSAALINALHLVGKRIGEVRIVVNGAGAAGIACANLALSLGAAPGNLCMCDTKGVIYKGRSEGMNPYKERLALDTETRTLEDAMLGADVFIGVSAKGAVTPQMVRGMAKDPIIMAMANPDPEITPEEALSVRSDVIMATGRSDYPNQVNNVLGFPFIFRGALDVRASTINEEMKKAAVEALAALAREECPDSVCRAYGNESFSFGRNYIIPKPFDPRALLRVAPAVARAAMESGVARTPIEDMDRYVEWLETLQGRAKETMRAIINKAKCDPRRIVFPEGDHEKILKAAHHLVEEGIAKPILIGNRKKVEARIAELGLELSVPIVDPEESELTETYAQELYRLRQRKGITLSEAHRIVRRKSRNHFGSMMVHMGDADALLGGIDTHYPDTIRPALEVIGRQPQLSGVHGMYMMVFKKGIYFMADTTVEIEPTAEELAETALLAAEKVRLLDIVPRIAMLSFANFGSVHHALTLKVKRAVEIVKERDPELEIDGEMQADTAVTPELLSNYTFSTLTGAANILIFPDLNSGNICYKLLHRLGGAEAIGPLLMGMKKPVHVLQRGDDVATIVNMAAIAVVDAQSM